In Nitrospirota bacterium, one genomic interval encodes:
- a CDS encoding CHAT domain-containing protein yields MIARIENCHDCQDCRNPIITQSCAIPQSSIPSTRQFWPSSIVAILAIVILLVACGGPHYSAKHREGEALLFDRRYDESIRVLTEAVREAEQKGDPRAIIEVRSLLAWAEAEGMRFDEAERETKQAIALAEGSGLDPAFHYARLSVIQSKSGNYRQGVESAEKALALTAEKWKGRAGIDDRTAVLDYAIAHHGYPPDVEMIKTVTMAESAAAVSYFLLGEDQRAIDIGDRALQQFESLSFLVTMAPSGEKPEFYRGQGVAAAAVSRAYRNQGNQAKEQERLATAKAAFAKIGVEVQGDDLLAAYTASGRYAVAATMTGGGFKPDPRYSDAFNRADRFYFDGDYGQAGAAFRDVIAQAKTAGNKDEAARGLSQLGWMSADLGRYAEAIRLLRESASLAPQEDFASVTYARLSAVEARLGSYDRGLADADQALTLLSDRRAHLFRGKDREAVIDAAMKNPGLPPDVILLKGVTSAEGGKTTIYYFRGDFNATIRQGEKAIQHFTDIAPAVLLAPEREQISYAEGFGWVTLMVGDAYINLGELAKGRALIERSREHFKRARLNFGDVVAEGLTAYSYVLEGDYRKGADLLKTTLARVEAGGLEELKWHIRSKFAEELVKDARRLDAQLPALAASTDPAKGETMKRELFARYAGKTEALRGLLDADTSARFTQTLNKLEAAKDVPAATAGLKDLIALLKEEAYRNYLGAADNLDSIRSLLETDFNKRLFQANKQRIYGELIQLATELHGAEAGFEALERAKARGLMDLLATKDLRFRKGALLQEEQALRASAGDLFAQASRRERMEAAAPQSNRPDGSGDPGLRGATQQLTEQYRGIVLKIKREEPELASLISPAALTYEELRRSLPPDVTLLEYYPADSRLYIWVVEAKAISVRTVPVGRVELTAKVKRLRDAITARDRAAQQAPARELYALLIAPVQSSIHGKRVGLVPYDSLHYLPFQALSSGDRYLIQDYPLFMAPSASVLQYALAKAHPRGSTLLAFGNPDLGNPELDLPYAQAEVEALAALYPSPTVRLRAAATKAAAKKESGNYDVLHFASHAEFSELDPLYSGLRLAADGQTRDDGRLAASEIFALDLHPSLVTLSACQTGLGVATSGDEVIGMTRAFIYAGAPSIVASLWSVSDLSTAKLMETFYKNLRTMPKDEALQQAQVAMLTTERFGDPFYWAPFYLTGDWR; encoded by the coding sequence ATGATTGCCAGAATTGAAAATTGCCATGATTGCCAAGATTGTCGGAATCCGATAATCACTCAATCTTGCGCAATTCCTCAATCGTCAATTCCGTCTACTCGTCAATTCTGGCCATCGTCAATCGTGGCAATTCTGGCAATCGTCATACTCCTGGTCGCCTGCGGCGGCCCGCACTATTCCGCCAAGCATCGCGAAGGCGAAGCCCTCCTCTTCGACCGGCGCTACGACGAGTCCATCCGCGTCTTGACCGAGGCGGTCCGGGAAGCCGAACAGAAGGGCGATCCTCGGGCGATCATCGAGGTCCGCAGCCTGCTGGCCTGGGCCGAGGCGGAAGGCATGCGCTTCGACGAAGCCGAGCGGGAAACCAAGCAGGCCATCGCCCTCGCCGAGGGGAGCGGCCTCGATCCCGCTTTCCACTATGCGCGGCTGTCCGTCATCCAGTCCAAGTCGGGCAATTACCGGCAGGGGGTCGAGTCGGCGGAGAAGGCGCTGGCGCTCACCGCGGAGAAGTGGAAGGGACGGGCCGGAATCGACGATCGGACCGCCGTCCTCGACTACGCCATCGCGCACCACGGGTATCCGCCCGATGTCGAAATGATCAAGACGGTGACGATGGCGGAATCCGCGGCAGCGGTGTCGTATTTCCTGCTCGGGGAGGATCAGCGCGCGATCGACATCGGCGACCGGGCGTTGCAACAGTTCGAGTCCCTCTCATTCCTCGTGACCATGGCCCCATCCGGAGAGAAGCCGGAGTTCTACCGGGGGCAAGGCGTCGCCGCGGCCGCCGTGAGCCGGGCCTACCGCAACCAGGGCAATCAGGCCAAGGAGCAGGAGCGGTTGGCGACGGCCAAAGCCGCCTTCGCCAAGATCGGCGTGGAGGTGCAGGGGGACGACCTCCTGGCTGCCTATACGGCGTCGGGCAGGTATGCGGTCGCGGCCACGATGACGGGCGGCGGGTTCAAGCCGGATCCCCGGTACTCCGACGCCTTCAACCGGGCCGATCGGTTCTATTTCGACGGAGACTACGGACAGGCCGGAGCGGCGTTCCGGGACGTGATCGCCCAGGCCAAGACTGCCGGCAATAAAGACGAGGCGGCCCGCGGGCTGAGCCAGTTGGGCTGGATGTCGGCGGACCTGGGCCGGTATGCCGAAGCGATCCGTCTGCTCAGGGAGTCAGCCTCGCTCGCGCCGCAGGAGGACTTTGCGTCGGTGACCTATGCGCGGCTCAGCGCCGTGGAAGCCAGGCTCGGCAGCTACGACCGGGGGCTGGCGGACGCAGACCAGGCGCTGACCCTCCTGTCCGATCGTCGCGCACATCTGTTCCGGGGGAAAGACCGCGAGGCGGTGATTGACGCAGCCATGAAGAACCCGGGCCTGCCGCCCGACGTCATCCTGCTCAAAGGCGTGACCTCAGCCGAAGGTGGAAAAACCACCATCTACTATTTCCGCGGCGACTTCAACGCCACCATCCGTCAGGGGGAGAAGGCGATCCAGCACTTCACCGATATCGCACCGGCCGTGCTGCTGGCGCCGGAGCGGGAGCAGATCAGCTATGCCGAGGGGTTCGGCTGGGTCACCTTAATGGTGGGCGATGCCTACATCAACCTCGGCGAGCTGGCCAAAGGGCGGGCCCTTATCGAACGGTCCCGCGAACATTTCAAGCGAGCGCGGCTGAACTTCGGCGACGTGGTGGCCGAAGGGCTGACGGCCTATTCCTATGTGCTGGAAGGCGACTACCGGAAAGGCGCGGACCTGCTGAAGACGACCCTGGCGCGCGTGGAAGCGGGCGGGCTGGAGGAGTTGAAGTGGCACATCCGGTCGAAATTCGCCGAGGAACTCGTGAAGGACGCCCGCCGGCTCGACGCGCAACTTCCCGCCTTGGCGGCGAGCACCGATCCGGCCAAGGGGGAGACGATGAAGCGGGAGTTGTTCGCCCGCTATGCGGGGAAGACCGAAGCCTTGCGCGGGCTCCTGGACGCAGACACCTCGGCCCGCTTCACGCAAACCCTGAACAAGCTGGAGGCGGCGAAGGACGTCCCGGCTGCGACCGCCGGGCTGAAGGATCTGATCGCCTTGCTGAAGGAGGAAGCCTACCGGAATTATCTCGGGGCGGCCGACAATCTGGACTCGATCCGGTCCTTGCTCGAGACGGACTTCAACAAGCGCCTGTTCCAAGCCAACAAGCAGCGGATCTACGGCGAGCTGATCCAGCTGGCGACGGAACTCCACGGGGCCGAGGCCGGCTTCGAGGCGCTTGAACGGGCCAAGGCGCGGGGTTTGATGGATCTGTTGGCGACCAAGGACCTGCGGTTCCGGAAGGGGGCATTGCTGCAAGAGGAACAGGCGCTCCGGGCGTCGGCCGGAGACCTGTTCGCACAGGCAAGCCGGCGGGAGCGCATGGAAGCGGCGGCGCCGCAGTCGAACAGGCCGGACGGCTCCGGCGACCCGGGCCTGCGCGGAGCGACGCAACAACTCACGGAACAGTATCGGGGCATCGTGTTGAAGATCAAACGGGAGGAGCCGGAACTGGCCTCGTTGATCAGCCCGGCGGCGTTGACGTACGAAGAGCTCCGTCGTTCGCTGCCGCCGGACGTGACGCTCCTGGAATACTATCCCGCGGACAGCCGTCTCTACATCTGGGTCGTCGAAGCCAAGGCCATCTCGGTGCGGACCGTGCCGGTGGGTCGGGTGGAATTGACGGCCAAGGTCAAGCGACTCCGCGATGCGATCACCGCGCGGGACCGGGCGGCGCAGCAGGCGCCGGCGCGGGAGCTCTATGCGCTGCTCATCGCGCCGGTGCAATCGTCCATCCACGGGAAACGGGTGGGACTTGTGCCTTACGACAGCCTCCACTATCTCCCCTTTCAGGCCCTCTCATCGGGAGACCGGTACCTGATCCAGGACTATCCGCTGTTTATGGCGCCCAGCGCGTCGGTGCTCCAGTATGCCCTCGCCAAGGCCCACCCGAGAGGGAGCACGCTGCTGGCTTTCGGCAATCCGGACCTCGGCAACCCCGAACTGGACCTCCCCTATGCCCAGGCGGAAGTGGAGGCGCTGGCGGCCCTCTACCCCTCCCCCACCGTTCGCCTGCGGGCCGCGGCGACCAAAGCGGCGGCCAAGAAGGAAAGCGGCAACTATGATGTGCTGCATTTTGCCAGCCACGCCGAGTTCAGCGAACTGGACCCGCTCTATTCCGGCTTGCGGCTGGCCGCGGACGGCCAGACACGGGACGACGGCCGCCTGGCCGCGAGCGAAATCTTTGCGCTCGACCTGCACCCCTCCCTGGTCACGCTGAGCGCCTGCCAGACGGGGTTGGGGGTGGCGACATCCGGCGACGAGGTGATCGGCATGACCCGGGCCTTCATCTACGCCGGCGCCCCCTCGATCGTCGCCAGTCTCTGGAGCGTGAGCGATCTCTCCACGGCCAAGCTGATGGAGACGTTCTACAAGAATCTTCGCACGATGCCCAAGGACGAGGCGCTGCAACAGGCGCAGGTGGCGATGCTGACGACGGAACGGTTCGGCGACCCCTTTTATTGGGCGCCGTTCTACCTGACGGGAGACTGGCGATGA
- a CDS encoding universal stress protein, which yields MAPLITNILLATDFSDCAALAQDYALLLASTWKADLAILHVLEFQPGMDPELPVNHVYLEQLRKDAEQQLTDLRAQLARRGLAGESRHVTGIPSLRIAQEATEAGADLVVLGTHGRTGLAHVLLGSTAERVIASAPCPVLTVRRQREPARPQAALPSIRRLLVPVDFSDHSLEALEYAARVAKQFGAALTLLHVIEPVAYGLDFTLSIGGDARETRAGLEARLADLAAPLLAQGLAVKPLVRGGTPADSILDWTRHQACDLIVMGTHGRRGLAHLAGGSVAEAVLRRAPCPVLTVKSPKFSPGHQRH from the coding sequence ATGGCACCGCTGATCACAAACATCCTTCTGGCGACCGACTTTTCCGATTGCGCGGCCCTGGCGCAGGACTATGCCCTGCTGTTGGCGTCCACTTGGAAGGCCGACCTGGCGATCCTCCATGTCCTGGAGTTCCAACCGGGCATGGACCCGGAGCTGCCGGTCAATCACGTGTATTTGGAACAGTTGCGCAAGGACGCGGAGCAACAATTGACAGACCTGCGCGCGCAGCTCGCCCGGCGAGGGCTGGCGGGGGAATCCCGCCACGTGACCGGCATCCCCAGCCTGCGGATTGCGCAAGAAGCCACCGAAGCCGGCGCGGACCTGGTCGTGCTCGGAACCCACGGCCGAACGGGCCTGGCCCATGTCTTGTTGGGCAGCACCGCGGAGCGGGTCATCGCCTCCGCTCCCTGCCCCGTCCTGACGGTCAGGAGGCAAAGAGAACCGGCACGGCCGCAGGCCGCGCTCCCGTCGATCAGGCGCCTGCTGGTTCCGGTGGATTTCTCCGACCATTCTCTCGAGGCGCTCGAATATGCGGCGCGGGTGGCCAAACAATTCGGCGCGGCGCTGACCCTCCTGCATGTCATAGAGCCGGTTGCGTACGGATTGGATTTCACGCTGTCGATCGGGGGGGATGCGCGGGAGACCAGAGCCGGGCTGGAGGCTCGCTTGGCGGACCTGGCCGCACCGCTCCTGGCGCAGGGATTGGCCGTGAAGCCTCTCGTGCGCGGCGGCACGCCGGCCGACTCCATCCTGGACTGGACAAGGCACCAGGCCTGTGATCTGATCGTCATGGGTACTCATGGACGGCGAGGCCTGGCGCACCTGGCCGGCGGCAGCGTCGCGGAAGCCGTGCTCCGGCGGGCTCCCTGCCCCGTCTTGACCGTCAAAAGCCCGAAGTTCAGCCCGGGGCACCAGCGGCACTAG
- a CDS encoding efflux RND transporter periplasmic adaptor subunit, whose amino-acid sequence MEKGTVRMHPEDKTSAADGLLPETGGPVVTQSELVPAAEPLRPLPVSPAPRPPLRKRLRWGVLLSIAGMGIFAGLALWWWLASDDQPIRYKTSLVDRGPISAFVTATGTVNPVISVQVGSQVSGKIKMLYADFNSEVTQGQVIAQIDPAIFQSRVSQARASLRNANGALVKAQTALAQRKLELDRMTILRRQEFVTQADLDLAKTNFRDAEAQVEIVQAQLDQAQAALSNAELDLGYTTIYSPVKGIVVSRNVDVGQTVAASLQAPTLFVIAQDLTKMQVDANVSESDIGGVAEGKEASFTVDAYPKEPFTGRVTQVRNAPISIQNVVTYDVVIEVDNRALKLKPGMTANVSIVTARKDEALRVPNAALRFKPVGTPIEKKKTDVWLLDSQGRPQAASLKIGIADAQFTEVLEGQVRQGDAVIVGLEASEGKDQKNLPPGFGMGPQMR is encoded by the coding sequence ATGGAGAAGGGTACGGTAAGAATGCATCCCGAGGACAAGACATCGGCGGCGGATGGCCTCCTTCCGGAAACCGGGGGGCCGGTCGTCACGCAGTCGGAACTCGTGCCGGCGGCGGAGCCGCTTCGTCCCCTCCCTGTCTCCCCTGCGCCTCGACCGCCTCTGCGTAAACGTCTCCGATGGGGGGTGCTGCTCTCGATCGCCGGCATGGGGATTTTTGCCGGCCTTGCCCTCTGGTGGTGGCTGGCGTCGGATGACCAACCGATTCGCTACAAGACGTCGCTCGTCGACCGGGGTCCCATCAGCGCCTTCGTGACCGCCACCGGGACGGTCAACCCTGTGATCTCCGTACAAGTGGGCAGCCAGGTGAGCGGGAAGATCAAAATGCTCTATGCGGATTTCAACTCGGAGGTGACGCAAGGGCAGGTCATCGCGCAGATCGACCCGGCGATCTTTCAATCGCGCGTCAGTCAGGCTCGGGCGTCCCTGCGAAACGCCAACGGCGCGCTGGTCAAGGCCCAGACAGCCCTGGCTCAGCGCAAGCTCGAGCTGGATCGCATGACGATCCTGCGCCGGCAGGAGTTTGTGACCCAAGCGGACCTGGACCTGGCCAAGACCAACTTTCGCGACGCAGAGGCGCAGGTGGAGATCGTCCAGGCTCAGTTGGATCAAGCCCAAGCAGCCCTGTCCAACGCCGAGCTGGATTTGGGCTATACCACGATCTATTCGCCGGTCAAGGGGATCGTCGTGTCGCGCAATGTGGACGTCGGGCAGACCGTGGCGGCCAGCCTGCAGGCCCCCACGCTCTTCGTCATCGCCCAGGACCTGACCAAAATGCAGGTGGACGCCAACGTGAGCGAATCGGATATCGGCGGCGTGGCCGAGGGGAAGGAGGCCAGTTTTACCGTGGACGCCTACCCTAAGGAACCGTTTACGGGACGCGTGACCCAGGTCCGGAACGCCCCGATCAGCATTCAGAACGTGGTGACCTACGATGTGGTGATCGAGGTGGACAACCGCGCCCTCAAGCTCAAGCCCGGCATGACGGCGAACGTTTCGATCGTGACGGCCCGGAAGGACGAGGCCTTGCGCGTGCCCAACGCGGCGCTGCGGTTCAAGCCGGTCGGGACGCCCATCGAAAAAAAGAAAACGGACGTGTGGCTGCTCGACAGCCAGGGCCGGCCGCAGGCCGCCTCCCTCAAGATCGGCATCGCGGACGCGCAGTTCACCGAGGTGCTGGAGGGACAGGTCCGGCAGGGCGATGCCGTGATCGTCGGCCTGGAGGCATCGGAAGGGAAGGACCAGAAGAATCTGCCGCCCGGCTTCGGCATGGGGCCGCAGATGCGGTGA
- a CDS encoding magnesium transporter, protein MPTAADLMTQAVPRAHPTDTVGAALAAIRRSRSEEAGHLYLVDDQSRLVGQVPIEALILAEPGDRLDGLRGDPPVEVHPEDNAESVALTAVERHDADVAVVDARRRLIGAIPIGHLLAQLHQEHMDDLLHMAGVDPAHPLSTKQDGIIESFKARMPWLVLGLGGGWLAAGVASLFEAALEREIVLAFFLPLVVYMADAVGTQTETVLVRSLAYGKVPLAAQLLREGWLGLLIGGTVGGMAAAGLLVFDGRGLLAAVVGITLAVTALVATLMASLLPLGFVRLGADPALASGPIATVLQDILSVGIYLSIATALL, encoded by the coding sequence ATGCCGACAGCCGCCGACCTGATGACCCAAGCGGTGCCGCGGGCGCATCCGACCGATACGGTGGGAGCGGCCCTGGCGGCCATCCGTCGGTCCCGCTCCGAGGAAGCCGGCCATCTCTACCTGGTTGACGATCAATCTCGGCTGGTCGGCCAGGTCCCTATCGAAGCGCTGATTCTCGCCGAGCCAGGCGATCGACTCGACGGGTTGCGCGGCGACCCGCCGGTGGAAGTCCATCCGGAAGACAATGCGGAATCCGTGGCGTTGACCGCGGTCGAGCGGCACGATGCGGACGTGGCCGTGGTCGATGCCCGGCGCAGACTCATCGGCGCCATTCCCATCGGCCACCTGCTGGCGCAGCTTCACCAGGAACACATGGACGATCTGCTGCATATGGCAGGGGTCGACCCGGCCCATCCGCTTTCCACCAAACAGGACGGCATCATCGAGTCGTTCAAAGCCCGGATGCCCTGGCTGGTCCTGGGATTGGGCGGGGGGTGGCTGGCCGCCGGAGTGGCCAGCCTGTTCGAAGCGGCCCTGGAGCGGGAAATTGTGCTCGCGTTCTTCCTGCCGCTCGTGGTCTACATGGCCGACGCGGTCGGGACCCAGACCGAAACGGTCCTCGTGCGATCCCTCGCCTACGGCAAGGTGCCGCTCGCCGCGCAACTGCTGCGGGAAGGATGGCTGGGCCTGCTGATCGGAGGGACGGTCGGGGGGATGGCGGCAGCAGGACTGCTGGTCTTCGATGGACGCGGATTGTTGGCGGCCGTGGTGGGGATCACGCTGGCGGTCACGGCCCTCGTGGCCACTCTGATGGCAAGCCTGCTCCCCCTGGGGTTTGTGCGGCTGGGGGCGGACCCGGCGCTGGCCAGCGGGCCGATCGCGACGGTCCTCCAGGACATTCTCAGCGTGGGCATCTATCTCAGCATCGCCACGGCGCTGCTGTGA
- a CDS encoding universal stress protein, protein MAGTLFPKILVPVDFSPCSEEAFRVALSLARAYQSEIVLLHVVDMSALDRLNQLGLALPSEEAKQKRRLRHQARLNARRLLRSDEAKGLSITRLLAEGSPFVEIARVARSEQAGLVVMGSYGGQGGRVEKIFFGSTAEKVVRTAGCPVLCVPLPSRPKPIQRPGERLKEAR, encoded by the coding sequence ATGGCAGGAACGTTGTTTCCAAAAATACTCGTGCCGGTGGATTTTTCGCCTTGCTCCGAAGAGGCCTTTCGGGTGGCTTTGTCGCTGGCCCGTGCCTATCAGTCGGAGATTGTGCTGCTGCACGTGGTGGACATGTCGGCTCTCGATCGGCTAAACCAATTGGGACTGGCCCTGCCGTCCGAAGAGGCGAAGCAGAAGAGGCGGCTTCGGCATCAGGCCCGCTTGAACGCCAGGCGGCTGCTCCGGTCGGACGAGGCAAAGGGCCTGTCCATCACCAGACTGCTCGCGGAAGGGTCGCCTTTTGTAGAGATCGCGCGAGTGGCCCGCAGCGAACAGGCCGGCCTCGTCGTCATGGGCAGTTACGGGGGGCAGGGCGGGCGGGTCGAGAAAATCTTCTTCGGCAGCACGGCGGAAAAAGTCGTGCGGACGGCCGGCTGTCCGGTCCTGTGCGTCCCCCTGCCGAGCAGACCAAAACCGATTCAACGGCCGGGTGAACGGCTCAAGGAGGCACGATGA
- a CDS encoding alpha/beta hydrolase, with protein sequence MTHPFNMHSVTIAADTVRLAGDLGLPEKPTGVVLFAHGSGSGRLSPRNRFVARTLMEGGLATLLLDLLMDEEADDRRKVFDIDLLADRLMVATDWLARNPATKDLPLGYFGASTGAGAALQAAARAPESVTAVVSRGGRPDLAAPFLPDVLAPTLLIVGGEDGPVIRMNEEALALLTCPKQLVIVPDATHLFEEPGTLEQVADLAKRWFLRHLGRIDN encoded by the coding sequence ATGACTCATCCCTTCAACATGCATTCGGTGACCATCGCGGCGGACACGGTCCGGTTGGCGGGCGACCTGGGTCTTCCGGAGAAGCCCACAGGCGTCGTCTTGTTTGCGCATGGGAGCGGCAGCGGGCGGCTGAGCCCGCGCAACCGATTCGTCGCGCGGACGCTCATGGAAGGAGGCCTCGCCACGCTGCTGCTCGATCTGCTGATGGACGAGGAGGCCGACGACCGGCGGAAGGTCTTCGATATCGATCTGCTCGCCGACCGGCTGATGGTCGCCACGGACTGGCTGGCCCGCAATCCGGCCACGAAAGATCTGCCGCTCGGCTATTTCGGGGCCAGCACCGGAGCCGGGGCTGCGCTCCAGGCTGCGGCCCGCGCGCCCGAGTCGGTGACCGCGGTCGTCTCGCGCGGCGGGCGGCCCGATCTGGCCGCGCCGTTCCTGCCCGACGTCCTGGCTCCGACCCTCCTGATCGTCGGCGGCGAGGACGGACCGGTGATCCGGATGAACGAAGAGGCCCTGGCCCTGCTGACTTGTCCGAAGCAACTCGTGATCGTGCCGGACGCCACACATCTGTTCGAGGAACCGGGCACGCTCGAACAAGTGGCCGATCTCGCCAAGCGGTGGTTTCTGCGACACCTCGGAAGAATTGACAATTGA
- a CDS encoding FtsX-like permease family protein has protein sequence MQFLLMTIQVAFRVLARNPLRAGLTMLGIIIGVGAVVAMVSLGQGATASVQSQIAGLGTNVLIVIPGATTVSGVRSGLGGMSTLTVGDARDIEKKIDGVSAVTYVTRAVLQVVHENKNWSTVVLGANETFSEIRDWPVAEGTFFTQSDEDNGAKVAVLGKTAAENLFERGEEVIGAQIRIKNVPLRVIGLLVPKGQTLTGQDQDDTVVIPFSTAERKVLGTKFLGTVGVILVATAKREQAATVVPEIKDLLRVRHRLQPAEEDDFTIRTMEDIAKTLAGASRTMMLMLLSVASISLLVGGIGIMNILLVSVTERTHEIGIRMAVGAKRRHILLQFLVEAVILSTLGGIVGVFAGILGARLATTIAGWPIIVSPQAVAIAFLFSVGVGIFFGLYPANKASRLNPIDALRYE, from the coding sequence ATGCAATTCCTGTTGATGACCATCCAGGTGGCGTTTCGCGTGCTGGCCCGCAATCCCTTGCGGGCGGGACTCACGATGCTCGGCATCATCATCGGCGTGGGGGCGGTGGTGGCGATGGTGAGTCTGGGGCAAGGCGCCACCGCCTCGGTCCAGTCGCAGATCGCCGGCCTGGGCACGAACGTGCTCATCGTGATCCCCGGCGCCACTACGGTCAGCGGCGTGCGCAGCGGGTTGGGGGGCATGTCCACGCTGACGGTCGGCGACGCGCGGGACATCGAGAAAAAAATCGACGGGGTCTCCGCCGTCACCTATGTCACCCGCGCCGTGCTCCAGGTCGTGCACGAAAACAAGAACTGGAGCACCGTCGTGCTCGGCGCGAACGAGACCTTCTCGGAGATTCGGGACTGGCCGGTGGCCGAGGGGACTTTCTTCACCCAGTCGGACGAAGACAACGGCGCCAAGGTGGCGGTCCTCGGCAAGACCGCCGCGGAGAACCTCTTCGAGCGAGGCGAAGAGGTCATCGGCGCGCAGATCCGGATCAAGAACGTGCCGCTCCGCGTGATCGGCCTGCTGGTGCCGAAGGGGCAAACCCTGACGGGCCAGGATCAGGACGACACCGTGGTCATCCCCTTTTCGACGGCGGAGCGCAAGGTGCTGGGCACCAAGTTCCTGGGGACGGTGGGGGTGATTCTTGTGGCGACCGCCAAGCGGGAGCAGGCGGCCACGGTGGTGCCGGAGATCAAGGACCTGCTGCGGGTGCGGCATCGGCTGCAGCCGGCCGAGGAGGACGATTTTACGATCCGGACCATGGAGGACATCGCCAAGACCCTGGCCGGGGCAAGCCGCACCATGATGCTGATGCTGCTCAGCGTCGCCTCGATCTCGCTGCTCGTGGGCGGCATCGGCATCATGAACATTCTGCTGGTCTCGGTCACGGAGCGGACGCACGAGATCGGCATCCGGATGGCGGTGGGGGCCAAACGCCGGCACATCCTGTTGCAGTTTCTCGTGGAAGCGGTGATTCTCAGCACGCTGGGCGGGATCGTCGGCGTGTTCGCGGGCATCCTGGGCGCGCGCCTGGCCACGACCATCGCCGGCTGGCCGATCATCGTCTCGCCGCAGGCGGTGGCGATCGCGTTCCTGTTCTCGGTGGGGGTCGGCATTTTCTTCGGCTTGTACCCGGCCAACAAGGCTTCGCGGCTGAATCCGATCGACGCGTTGCGGTACGAATGA
- a CDS encoding DUF4384 domain-containing protein, with amino-acid sequence MADSEEGRGSMLAGYRGWIVFVVIACALLAGGPVEAASLETVNGDACYQYGDRESLLEAKTMALGLAKQRAIESHRVFVESSTTVSNYQLTEDVIKSLSRASLRNMKILKEEQEGRKMCVAITAQLDPADVAALINQRVNAKETAKAAQVPLLSGPSAFRLKVWTNKEPAAFREGERLVIYVWSERDTYLKLDYYQANSEVVHLVPNLFAQQALIRAGQTYAFGGPDSPYEFLVKAPFGAEAIKALAATQPFGRELTESQATADARQYLKDIRGGVRGIELKAKAPTTGSGGHGGGQELAEAVIQLTTQERE; translated from the coding sequence ATGGCCGATAGCGAAGAAGGGAGGGGCTCGATGCTTGCAGGGTACAGAGGTTGGATCGTGTTCGTCGTGATCGCCTGCGCGCTGCTCGCGGGCGGTCCGGTCGAGGCCGCGAGCCTGGAGACCGTCAACGGGGACGCCTGTTACCAGTACGGGGACCGGGAGAGTCTGCTCGAAGCGAAAACCATGGCCCTGGGCCTGGCCAAGCAACGGGCGATCGAAAGCCATCGGGTGTTCGTCGAGTCCTCGACCACGGTGTCCAACTATCAGCTCACCGAAGACGTCATCAAAAGCCTGAGCCGTGCGTCGCTGCGCAACATGAAGATCCTGAAAGAGGAGCAGGAAGGCCGCAAGATGTGCGTCGCGATCACGGCCCAGTTGGATCCGGCCGACGTGGCCGCGCTGATCAACCAGCGGGTGAATGCCAAGGAAACGGCCAAGGCGGCCCAAGTGCCGCTGCTGAGCGGCCCCTCGGCCTTTCGCCTGAAAGTCTGGACCAACAAGGAGCCGGCGGCCTTTCGCGAGGGCGAGCGGCTGGTCATCTACGTCTGGAGCGAGCGGGACACCTATCTCAAGCTGGACTATTACCAGGCCAACAGCGAGGTGGTGCACCTGGTGCCGAACCTCTTCGCCCAGCAGGCGCTGATCCGCGCCGGACAGACCTACGCCTTCGGCGGTCCCGACAGCCCCTATGAATTTCTGGTCAAGGCTCCCTTCGGCGCCGAAGCGATCAAGGCCCTGGCCGCTACCCAGCCTTTCGGACGGGAACTAACGGAAAGCCAGGCCACGGCCGATGCCCGTCAGTACCTCAAGGACATTCGGGGCGGCGTGCGCGGGATCGAACTGAAGGCCAAAGCGCCGACGACCGGATCAGGCGGCCACGGCGGCGGCCAGGAGTTGGCCGAAGCCGTGATCCAGCTCACGACGCAGGAAAGAGAGTGA
- a CDS encoding DUF2934 domain-containing protein, with the protein MAIKKTQPKKPAAKPGARTKVAPTPGRPPSTPVIPPGNPPGRPMELPDGMWERIARKAYEFWEQRGRRAGHDMEDWLDAETQVMEEIHEARE; encoded by the coding sequence ATGGCCATCAAGAAGACACAGCCCAAAAAACCGGCTGCCAAGCCCGGTGCCCGCACCAAGGTCGCCCCGACACCCGGTCGGCCTCCGTCCACACCCGTCATTCCACCCGGCAATCCGCCCGGTCGTCCGATGGAGCTGCCCGACGGCATGTGGGAACGGATCGCCAGAAAGGCCTATGAATTCTGGGAGCAACGGGGCCGACGAGCAGGACACGACATGGAAGACTGGCTCGACGCGGAGACCCAGGTGATGGAAGAGATTCATGAAGCCCGCGAGTGA